The following are encoded in a window of Phaseolus vulgaris cultivar G19833 chromosome 3, P. vulgaris v2.0, whole genome shotgun sequence genomic DNA:
- the LOC137806799 gene encoding protein PYRICULARIA ORYZAE RESISTANCE 21 isoform X1, translating to MAEKVTIMRLKVDLQCHKCYKKVKKILCKFPQIRDQVYDEKHDMVTITVVCCNPEKLRDKICCKGCGTIKSIEILEPPKPKPPEKPKEPEKPKEPVKPKEPEKPKEPEKPKAPPKPKEPEKPKVPEKPKVPEKPKENPPPPPKPKPENPPPVPVAPAPAPVPVPAPAPVPVPVPAPPPMAVPIGVCCVPCYEGREGGPCFHGYGGPPPCYEAYYGRPVYDSYGGGRPCYVSRCDEYFCEDNTSACSIM from the exons ATGGCTGAAAAG GTGACCATAATGAGACTCAAGGTTGATCTCCAGTGCCACAAATGCTACAAGAAGGTCAAGAAAATTCTCTGCAAATTCCCTC AAATTCGAGACCAGGTTTATGACGAGAAGCATGACATGGTGACCATAACGGTGGTATGCTGTAACCCTGAGAAGCTGAGGGACAAGATTTGCTGCAAAGGCTGTGGGACTATCAAAAGCATTGAAATTCTCGAACCTCCCAAGCCCaaaccacctgagaagcctaaGGAGCCCGAAAAACCCAAGGAACCAGTCAAGCCCAAAGAGCCAGAGAAGCCCAAAGAACCTGAAAAGCCAAAGGCGCCACCTAAGCCAAAGGAGCCAGAGAAGCCAAAGGTGCCAGAGAAGCCCAAGGTACCCGAAAAGCCCAAGGAAAATCCCCCGCCCCCGCCGAAACCGAAGCCTGAAAACCCTCCCCCGGTGCCGGTGGCTCCAGCGCCAGCGCCTGTGCCAGTGCCAGCGCCTGCGCCAGTGCCAGTTCCAGTGCCAGCGCCGCCCCCAATGGCGGTTCCGATCGGAGTATGTTGTGTACCATGCTATGAAGGTCGGGAAGGTGGGCCATGCTTTCATGGGTACGGTGGGCCCCCACCATGTTATGAGGCTTATTATGGAAGGCCTGTTTATGACAGTTACGGTGGAGGCAGGCCTTGTTACGTGAGCCGTTGCGATGAATATTTCTGTGAAGATAACACCTCTGCCTGCTCAATTATGTGA
- the LOC137806799 gene encoding protein PYRICULARIA ORYZAE RESISTANCE 21 isoform X2, protein MVTITVVCCNPEKLRDKICCKGCGTIKSIEILEPPKPKPPEKPKEPEKPKEPVKPKEPEKPKEPEKPKAPPKPKEPEKPKVPEKPKVPEKPKENPPPPPKPKPENPPPVPVAPAPAPVPVPAPAPVPVPVPAPPPMAVPIGVCCVPCYEGREGGPCFHGYGGPPPCYEAYYGRPVYDSYGGGRPCYVSRCDEYFCEDNTSACSIM, encoded by the coding sequence ATGGTGACCATAACGGTGGTATGCTGTAACCCTGAGAAGCTGAGGGACAAGATTTGCTGCAAAGGCTGTGGGACTATCAAAAGCATTGAAATTCTCGAACCTCCCAAGCCCaaaccacctgagaagcctaaGGAGCCCGAAAAACCCAAGGAACCAGTCAAGCCCAAAGAGCCAGAGAAGCCCAAAGAACCTGAAAAGCCAAAGGCGCCACCTAAGCCAAAGGAGCCAGAGAAGCCAAAGGTGCCAGAGAAGCCCAAGGTACCCGAAAAGCCCAAGGAAAATCCCCCGCCCCCGCCGAAACCGAAGCCTGAAAACCCTCCCCCGGTGCCGGTGGCTCCAGCGCCAGCGCCTGTGCCAGTGCCAGCGCCTGCGCCAGTGCCAGTTCCAGTGCCAGCGCCGCCCCCAATGGCGGTTCCGATCGGAGTATGTTGTGTACCATGCTATGAAGGTCGGGAAGGTGGGCCATGCTTTCATGGGTACGGTGGGCCCCCACCATGTTATGAGGCTTATTATGGAAGGCCTGTTTATGACAGTTACGGTGGAGGCAGGCCTTGTTACGTGAGCCGTTGCGATGAATATTTCTGTGAAGATAACACCTCTGCCTGCTCAATTATGTGA
- the LOC137839237 gene encoding uncharacterized protein, with amino-acid sequence MVRSPAKDEEMLVYAFKKGVLPGPFSEALIRGHPATFAEVRRIAVAHIADESEVVEKRGNVAPARPRAKTRIQPQRVLETAAKKDQRTRHPYDPKKNKGRGPGRPRELNRPPRYKFVMGLADLIVIPNIAARLKAPEKVSDKVLGPKPNAWCEFHQSFGHSLDSCLALGYQLDNLVKSGFLNDYLLDKRMGQASSSQPASSKGQQHEMPTHGEIHTIAGGFSGGGCTASQRKKYARSVITVDVFEDHSSDVDITFTKDDLRDVVPHDNDPIVVSLVTAGRKVHRVLVDQGSLTDVMFWPTFTKLQLPLDQLRPLT; translated from the coding sequence atggtccgctcgcctgccaaGGACGAGGAAATGTTGGTAtatgccttcaaaaagggcgtgctgcccgGACCTTTCAGCGAGGCGTTGATTAGgggccaccccgccacgtttgcggAAGTTCGGCGAATCgctgtggcccacatcgccgacgagagcgaggTTGTAGAAAAGAGAGGGAACGTGGCTCCTGCTAGGCCACGGGCCAAAactagaatccagccgcagagggtgctggagacggcggccaaaaaggatcaaaggactcgccatccttacgatccaaagaaaaacaaggggaggGGTCCAGGGCGCCCTAGGGAGTTGAATCGCCCCCCGAGGTACAAGTtcgtcatgggattggcggacctgatcgtcattcccaacatagctgcTAGGCTTAAGGCGCCCGAGAAAGTCTcagacaaggtgttgggaccaaaaccGAACGCATGGTGTGAATTCCACCAAAGTTTTGGTCATTCccttgattcgtgtttggccctgggttACCAACTCGACAATTTGGTCAAGAGCGGCTTCTTGAATGActacctgctggacaagagaATGGGGCAAGCGTCGAGCTCTCAGCCGGCGAGCAGTAAGGgccagcagcatgagatgcccactcacggcgagatccacaccatcgctggaggtttctcgggtggggGATGTactgcatcacagaggaagaaatatgcaaggtctgtgataaCAGTAGATGTGTTCGAAGATCACTCGtcagatgtggacattacgttcacaaaggacgatctcagggacgttgtgcctcatgacaacgatcccatagttgtATCGctagtcacggcgggaaggaaggtccaccgggtactggtggatcaaggaagcttgacagatgtcatgttctggccgactttcaccaaGCTACAAttaccccttgaccagttaAGGCCTTTGACGTga
- the LOC137839238 gene encoding uncharacterized protein — protein sequence MVTAFEAFLQLCQRIRGTGLVKDAYRSTVEELVAKFLHIIGHNVKNQSVSFFFHQSRETVSRHFHNVLSAILRLEGKFLIQPNGTVVEPHILNNSRFYPYFKDCLWAIDETHVRVTVARADAPRFRGRIDWPTQNIFAAYDFDMKFTYVLAGWEGTASDSRILKDALV from the exons ATGGTAACCGCATTCG AAGCTTTCCTTCAATTATGTCAACGAATACGGGGAACTGGACTTGTTAAAGATGCATATCGATCAACCGTGGAAGAACTAGTTGCGAAATTTCTGCACATTATTGGACATAATGTGAAGAATCAAAGTGTGTCATTCTTTTTTCATCAGTCTAGAGAAACAGTTTCTCGtcactttcataatgttttgaGTGCAATTTTAAGGTTGGAGGGGAAATTCTTAATTCAACCAAATGGAACGGTTGTAGAACCGCACATCCTTAACAACAGTCGATTTTACCCCTACTTTAAG GATTGTTTATGGGCCATAGATGAGACTCATGTACGTGTTACGGTTGCACGTGCTGATGCACCTCGTTTTCGAGGGAGAATAGATTGGCCAACCCAAAACATATTTGCAGCTTATGACTTTGACATGAAGTTCACATATGTCTTGGCCGGTTGGGAAGGAACTGCCTCGGATTCAAGGATATTGAAAGATGCTTTGGTATGA
- the LOC137806800 gene encoding pentatricopeptide repeat-containing protein At4g16390, chloroplastic → MAYNLCSSPSSLFHDLPSISSSPSSSSSSSSSRKFKLRNLSSSSFQPSPSHSLTLPSKTLLHAPQVSLHEPIPEQVPSEGNSSSSSSSYKSSRIWVNPRSPRAKQLERHSYDARYTSLVNVANSLDSCNPSPEDVSLVLKSLGDRVLEQDAVTVINNMSNSLVVPFVLSYFQSRIKPTREAILYNVTLKVFRKGRDLDAMEKIFDEMLQRGVRPDNVTFSTIISCARICLLPHKAVEWFEKMSSFGCEPDEVTYSVMIDAYGRAGNIDMALRLYDRARTESWRLDTVTFSTLIKMYGLAGNYDGCLNVYQEMKVLGVKPNMVIYNTLLDAMGRAKRPWQAKSIFMEMMNNGLSPNWVTYASLLRAYGRGRYSEDALFVYKEMREKGMEMNTHLYNTLLAMCADLGLADDAFKIFEDMKSSATCLCDSWTFSSLITIYSCSGNVSDAERMLNEMIESGFEPTIFVLTSLVQCYGKAGRTDDVVKTFDQLLDLGISPDDRFCGCLLNVMTQTPKEELFKLNYCVDKANPKLGSVVRYLVEGLEEGDGEFRKEASELFDSIADEVKKPFCNSLIDLCVNLNLLDMACQLLDIGLSREIYTDIQTKSQTQWSLHLKSLSLGASLTALHAWINDLSKVLESGEDLPPVLGINTGHGKHRYSEKGLASVVESHLNELNAPFHEAPDKAGWFLTTEVAAKSWLESREMVTA, encoded by the coding sequence ATGGCTTACAATCTTTGCTCTTCTCCGTCTTCTCTCTTCCACGATCTTCCCTCAATCTCTTCTTCTCCctcatcctcttcttcttcctcttcttctcgCAAATTCAAACTTCGAAACttgtcttcctcttcttttcaACCCTCTCCTTCTCATTCTCTTACCTTGCCATCGAAAACCCTTCTCCATGCTCCCCAAGTGTCCTTGCACGAACCCATTCCCGAACAAGTACCATCCGAAGGAAATTCCTCGTCTTCCTCGTCTTCCTACAAAAGTAGTCGTATCTGGGTGAATCCCCGAAGCCCGAGAGCGAAACAACTTGAGAGACATTCCTATGATGCCAGGTACACTTCTCTTGTCAATGTCGCCAACTCCTTGGACTCTTGCAATCCCTCTCCAGAGGACGTGTCTTTGGTTTTGAAGAGTTTGGGGGACAGGGTTTTAGAGCAAGACGCTGTAACTGTCATCAACAACATGTCCAATTCCCTTGTTGTGCCCTTTGTTCTCAGCTACTTTCAGAGTAGGATTAAACCCACCAGAGAGGCCATTCTCTACAACGTCACTCTCAAGGTGTTTCGGAAGGGCAGAGACCTCGATGCCATGGAGAAGATATTTGATGAAATGCTTCAGAGAGGGGTCAGGCCTGATAATGTCACCTTCTCGACCATAATTAGCTGCGCTAGGATTTGTTTGTTGCCCCATAAGGCCGTTGAGTGGTTTGAAAAGATGTCCTCGTTTGGGTGTGAGCCTGATGAAGTTACCTACTCGGTTATGATTGACGCTTATGGCAGGGCTGGTAACATTGACATGGCTTTGCGCTTGTATGATCGTGCTAGGACCGAGAGTTGGCGCCTTGATACCGTTACCTTCTCCACCTTGATTAAGATGTATGGTTTGGCAGGGAATTACGATGGATGCTTAAATGTCTACCAAGAGATGAAGGTTCTTGGTGTTAAACCTAACATGGTTATTTATAATACTCTTTTGGATGCCATGGGGAGAGCTAAGAGGCCTTGGCAGGCCAAGAGTATATTTATGGAGATGATGAATAATGGATTATCACCGAATTGGGTGACTTATGCGTCTCTCTTGCGAGCCTATGGTAGAGGGCGCTACAGCGAAGATGCTCTCTTTGTTTATAAGGAAATGAGGGAAAAGGGAATGGAGATGAACACTCATCTTTACAATACCCTTTTAGCTATGTGTGCTGATCTCGGTCTTGCTGATGATGCATTTAAGATTTTTGAAGACATGAAAAGTTCTGCAACTTGCCTTTGTGACAGTTGGACGTTCTCGTCCTTGATTACCATATATTCTTGCAGTGGGAACGTTTCAGATGCCGAAAGAATGTTGAATGAAATGATTGAATCTGGCTTTGAGCCTACTATTTTTGTTCTGACGTCACTTGTGCAGTGCTATGGGAAGGCCGGGCGTACTGATGATGTTGTGAAGACGTTTGATCAACTTCTGGATTTGGGTATCAGTCCAGACGACCGTTTCTGTGGATGTCTTCTGAATGTTATGACCCAAACACCAAAAGAAGAACTTTTCAAGCTAAACTATTGTGTGGATAAGGCTAATCCAAAGCTTGGGTCTGTGGTAAGATATTTGGTCGAAGGGCTGGAGGAGGGTGATGGGGAGTTTAGAAAAGAAGCTTCTGAACTCTTTGATTCAATTGCTGATGAAGTAAAGAAGCCCTTTTGCAATTCTCTGATCGATCTTTGTGTCAACCTGAATTTGTTGGACATGGCATGTCAGCTTCTGGACATAGGGTTGTCGCGTGAAATATATACGGATATACAGACCAAGTCTCAAACTCAGTGGTCTCTGCATCTAAAGAGTCTATCACTTGGAGCTTCGCTTACCGCTTTACATGCTTGGATAAATGATTTGTCTAAGGTTTTGGAATCAGGAGAGGATCTTCCTCCAGTACTTGGAATTAACACTGGTCATGGGAAACACAGGTATTCGGAAAAAGGTTTGGCAAGTGTAGTTGAATCACATTTAAACGAACTCAATGCTCCATTCCACGAGGCTCCAGACAAGGCTGGCTGGTTTTTGACTACAGAGGTAGCAGCCAAATCATGGCTAGAGTCTAGGGAAATGGTTACTGCATAA
- the LOC137806801 gene encoding microtubule-associated protein 70-5-like isoform X2 translates to MVSCDEQRGEKPPLVQSDPVVLEINSLQNQLKEKVKELTTCQNEIKALRATEALKDKAVEELRNRVGKLDERLGVTEDRLKQKHLEIKKLTDEKKDALASQYAAEATLRRVHTIQKDEDFIPIETVIAPLEAEIKMYRNEITSLQEDKKSLERLTKSKEAALLEAERILQSALERALVVEEVRNQNFDLKRQIEISQEENKILEKKHRQKILEVEKLSQTIQELEEIILASGATANAVRDYQRRTSELQEEKRKLERELARVKVSANRIANVVANEWKDENDKVMPVRQWLEERRIMQAEIQRLKVKLATSERTAKAESQLKDKLKLRLKTLEEGLKHFSSYPNILNVPCASPKAEKSNILGFLTTSSDLRKRSTSQPRASRVGSSLFQQPNVKNNTDILAGNLKLGSPIKKYSTAENVLKKGMLASRSKVADNAEKENEMQVNTDMTLNRCNDEREAAEIKTTVNVDEEDPESKKPYGSGRDDVVSGFLYDKLQREVINLRMSCETKDSSLQSKDEEIKMLTKKVDALTKAMQVEWKKMKREAASREKEASSTKSDDNRKNRSANSSKRVMTER, encoded by the exons ATGGTGAGCTGTGATGAGCAACGTGGAGAAAAGCCTCCACTTGTCCAATCTGACCCGGTGGTGTTGGAGATTAATAGTTTGCAAAACCAACTCAAAG AAAAAGTTAAGGAACTGACGACTTGCCAGAATGAAATCAAAGCCTTAAGGGCAACTGAGGCTCTGAAGGACAAGGCCGTAGAAGAG TTGAGAAATAGAGTCGGTAAACTGGACGAAAGACTTGGAGTTACAGAGGATCGTCTTAAACAAAAG CATCTAGAAATCAAGAAACTGACAGATGAAAAGAAAGATGCATTGGCTTCACAATATGCTGCAGAAGCAACACTTAGAAGGGTCCATACAATTCAAAAGGATGAAGATTTTATTCCAATTGAGACTGTCATTGCTCCTCTTGAAGCTGAGATCAAAATGTATAGGAATGAG ATTACTTCACTTCAAGAAGATAAGAAATCTTTGGAACGACTCACAAAATCAAAAGAGGCAGCATTGCTAGAAGCAGAGAGGATTCTGCAAAGTGCCCTAGAGAGGGCCCTAGTAGTTGAGGAGGTTCGGAATCAGAACTTCGACTTGAAGAGACAGATTGAAATCTCCCAG GAGGAGAACAAAATCTTAGAGAAAAAGCATCGTCAAAAGATTTTAGAAGTTGAAAAGCTTAGCCAAACTATTCAAGAACTTGAGGAAATTATTTTAGCTAGTGGAGCTACTGCTAATGCTGTTCGTGACTATCAGCGACGGACTTCTGAACTGCAA GAAGAAAAGAGGAAATTAGAGAGGGAGCTAGCAAGGGTAAAAGTTTCAGCAAACAGAATTGCAAATGTTGTGGCTAATGAGTGGAAGGACGAAAATGATAAGGTCATGCCTGTCAGGCAATGGCTGGAAGAGAGAAGGATTATGCAG GCAGAGATTCAACGGTTGAAGGTCAAGCTAGCTACATCAGAGAGAACAGCTAAGGCAGAGTCACAATTGAAG GATAAACTAAAGCTAAGGCTTAAAACACTGGAGGAAGGCTTAAAGCATTTCTCAAGTTACCCAAACATTCTGAATGTGCCTTGTGCATCTCCAAAAGCAGAAAAGTCGAACATACTAGGTTTCCTAACAACCAGTAGTGATCTGAGAAAGAGATCCACATCACAACCAAGGGCATCTAGGGTTGGAAGCTCTTTGTTCCAGCAACCAAATGTAAAAAACAACACAGACATATTGGCAGGGAATTTAAAACTGGGGAGCCCTATAAAGAAATACAGTACTGCAGAAAATGTGTTGAAGAAAGGAATGTTGGCATCCAGAAGTAAAGTTGCTGATAATGCTGAAAAGGAAAATGAGATGCAGGTGAACACAGATATGACATTAAACAGATGCAATGACGAAAGAGAAGCAGCAGAAATTAAAACCACTGTTAATGTGGATGAAGAAGACCCTGAAAGCAAGAAACCATACGGATCAGGCAGGGATGATGTGGTCTCAGGTTTTCTATACGATAAGCTGCAAAGGGAGGTCATCAATTTGAGGATGTCTTGCGAAACTAAAGATAGTAGTTTACAatctaaagatgaagaaattaAG ATGCTTACAAAGAAAGTCGATGCACTCACAAAAGCCATGCAAGTAGAgtggaaaaaaatgaaaagagaagcAGCTTCCAGAGAGAAAGAGGCTTCATCAACAAAGTCAGATGATAATAGGAAAAACAGAAGCGCAAACTCCTCTAAAAG GGTGATGACTGAGCGCTGA
- the LOC137806801 gene encoding microtubule-associated protein 70-5-like isoform X1: MVSCDEQRGEKPPLVQSDPVVLEINSLQNQLKEKVKELTTCQNEIKALRATEALKDKAVEELRNRVGKLDERLGVTEDRLKQKHLEIKKLTDEKKDALASQYAAEATLRRVHTIQKDEDFIPIETVIAPLEAEIKMYRNEITSLQEDKKSLERLTKSKEAALLEAERILQSALERALVVEEVRNQNFDLKRQIEISQEENKILEKKHRQKILEVEKLSQTIQELEEIILASGATANAVRDYQRRTSELQEEKRKLERELARVKVSANRIANVVANEWKDENDKVMPVRQWLEERRIMQAEIQRLKVKLATSERTAKAESQLKDKLKLRLKTLEEGLKHFSSYPNILNVPCASPKAEKSNILGFLTTSSDLRKRSTSQPRASRVGSSLFQQPNVKNNTDILAGNLKLGSPIKKYSTAENVLKKGMLASRSKVADNAEKENEMQVNTDMTLNRCNDEREAAEIKTTVNVDEEDPESKKPYGSGRDDVVSGFLYDKLQREVINLRMSCETKDSSLQSKDEEIKVIVTTIPHPISSYIKEKMILFLVLQMLTKKVDALTKAMQVEWKKMKREAASREKEASSTKSDDNRKNRSANSSKRVMTER, from the exons ATGGTGAGCTGTGATGAGCAACGTGGAGAAAAGCCTCCACTTGTCCAATCTGACCCGGTGGTGTTGGAGATTAATAGTTTGCAAAACCAACTCAAAG AAAAAGTTAAGGAACTGACGACTTGCCAGAATGAAATCAAAGCCTTAAGGGCAACTGAGGCTCTGAAGGACAAGGCCGTAGAAGAG TTGAGAAATAGAGTCGGTAAACTGGACGAAAGACTTGGAGTTACAGAGGATCGTCTTAAACAAAAG CATCTAGAAATCAAGAAACTGACAGATGAAAAGAAAGATGCATTGGCTTCACAATATGCTGCAGAAGCAACACTTAGAAGGGTCCATACAATTCAAAAGGATGAAGATTTTATTCCAATTGAGACTGTCATTGCTCCTCTTGAAGCTGAGATCAAAATGTATAGGAATGAG ATTACTTCACTTCAAGAAGATAAGAAATCTTTGGAACGACTCACAAAATCAAAAGAGGCAGCATTGCTAGAAGCAGAGAGGATTCTGCAAAGTGCCCTAGAGAGGGCCCTAGTAGTTGAGGAGGTTCGGAATCAGAACTTCGACTTGAAGAGACAGATTGAAATCTCCCAG GAGGAGAACAAAATCTTAGAGAAAAAGCATCGTCAAAAGATTTTAGAAGTTGAAAAGCTTAGCCAAACTATTCAAGAACTTGAGGAAATTATTTTAGCTAGTGGAGCTACTGCTAATGCTGTTCGTGACTATCAGCGACGGACTTCTGAACTGCAA GAAGAAAAGAGGAAATTAGAGAGGGAGCTAGCAAGGGTAAAAGTTTCAGCAAACAGAATTGCAAATGTTGTGGCTAATGAGTGGAAGGACGAAAATGATAAGGTCATGCCTGTCAGGCAATGGCTGGAAGAGAGAAGGATTATGCAG GCAGAGATTCAACGGTTGAAGGTCAAGCTAGCTACATCAGAGAGAACAGCTAAGGCAGAGTCACAATTGAAG GATAAACTAAAGCTAAGGCTTAAAACACTGGAGGAAGGCTTAAAGCATTTCTCAAGTTACCCAAACATTCTGAATGTGCCTTGTGCATCTCCAAAAGCAGAAAAGTCGAACATACTAGGTTTCCTAACAACCAGTAGTGATCTGAGAAAGAGATCCACATCACAACCAAGGGCATCTAGGGTTGGAAGCTCTTTGTTCCAGCAACCAAATGTAAAAAACAACACAGACATATTGGCAGGGAATTTAAAACTGGGGAGCCCTATAAAGAAATACAGTACTGCAGAAAATGTGTTGAAGAAAGGAATGTTGGCATCCAGAAGTAAAGTTGCTGATAATGCTGAAAAGGAAAATGAGATGCAGGTGAACACAGATATGACATTAAACAGATGCAATGACGAAAGAGAAGCAGCAGAAATTAAAACCACTGTTAATGTGGATGAAGAAGACCCTGAAAGCAAGAAACCATACGGATCAGGCAGGGATGATGTGGTCTCAGGTTTTCTATACGATAAGCTGCAAAGGGAGGTCATCAATTTGAGGATGTCTTGCGAAACTAAAGATAGTAGTTTACAatctaaagatgaagaaattaAGGTAATAGTAACAACTATTCCCCACCCCATCTCTTCTTACATTAAAGAGAAGatgattttgtttttggttttacAGATGCTTACAAAGAAAGTCGATGCACTCACAAAAGCCATGCAAGTAGAgtggaaaaaaatgaaaagagaagcAGCTTCCAGAGAGAAAGAGGCTTCATCAACAAAGTCAGATGATAATAGGAAAAACAGAAGCGCAAACTCCTCTAAAAG GGTGATGACTGAGCGCTGA
- the LOC137806802 gene encoding two-pore potassium channel 1-like, translating into MGGDEARESLLSEHSNEKNDLDRRKPSGNGSEKEINLKGKNDEQKALHPQCIDAKSQAEFNFKAVFLWLAAYLGGGTICFLLTDHEIKGIKTNGFLDAIYFCVVTMTTVGYGDLVPDSQVSKLLACIYVFTGMALVGLILSKAADYIVEKQELNLVKTLFKGANFGSQELSKEVETNKAKYKFILTASIFLVLMIVGTIFLYFIENLDFVDALYCVCSTVTTLGYGDKSFSTTVGRAFAVFWILSSTICLAQSFAYLAELYTEKRQRSLAKMVLARKLSLLDLEAADLDGDHVVSATEFVLYKLKEMGKISQEDILVVMDIFRQLDFDQSGTLTEADLR; encoded by the exons ATGGGTGGAGATGAGGCTCGAGAATCATTGCTTTCAGAACATTCCAATGAGAAAAATGACCTTGACAGGAGAAAGCCTAGTGGTAATGGTTCGGAGAAGGAGATCAACCTCAAAGGAAAAAATGATGAGCAAAAGGCTTTGCATCCTCAATGTATAGATGCAAAATCACAAGCAGAATTCAATTTCAAGGCAGTCTTCTTATGGTTAGCTGCATACCTAGGGGGAGGAACTATTTGCTTCCTTCTCACAGATCATGAGATAAAGGGCATAAAAACCAATGGGTTTCTTGATGCCATTTACTTCTGTGTTGTAACAATGACAACAGTTGGATATGGAGATCTTGTGCCAGATAGCCAAGTGTCAAAACTTCTTGCTTGCATTTACGTCTTCACTGGAATGGCTCTTGTAGGGCTAATTCTTAGCAAGGCAGCAGATTATATTGTTGAAAAGCAGGAACTCAACCTAGTTAAAACCTTATTCAAGGGTGCAAATTTTGGTTCACAAGAGCTTTCCAAAGAGGTTGAAACCAACAAAGCTAAATACAAATTCATCCTGACAGCATCCATCTTTTTGGTGCTTATGATTGTGGGgactatttttctttattttattgaaaatctaGATTTTGTTGATGCCCTTTATTGTGTTTGTTCCACAGTCACCACTTTAGGTTATGGGGATAAGAGCTTTTCCACTACGGTTGGTCGTGCTTTTGCTGTGTTCTGGATATTGAGCAGCACCATTTGCTTAGCTCAGTCTTTTGCTTATCTTGCTGAACTTTATACTGAAAAAAGACAGAGATCCCTGGCAAAAATGGTTCTTGCACGAAAATTGTCACTCCTTGATCTTGAGGCAGCTGATCTCGATGGAGATCATGTAGTCAG TGCTACAGAGTTCGTTTTGTATAAGTTGAAAGAAATGGGAAAGATCAGCCAAGAGGATATTTTAGTTGTTATGGATATTTTTAGACAACTAGATTTTGATCAATCAGGAACCCTGACAGAAGCGGATCTCAGATAA